The Salvelinus namaycush isolate Seneca chromosome 1, SaNama_1.0, whole genome shotgun sequence genome has a window encoding:
- the LOC120046679 gene encoding lymphatic vessel endothelial hyaluronic acid receptor 1-like, with amino-acid sequence MMQVWILSLLLPLTLSFSGLHVDPSKIHAFPERHIAGVFLVSYTNDANQFAYAFNASEAREVCWSLGVTMASNSQVEEAQRLGLETCRFGWIDEHFAVIPRIEASKTCGQNQTGVIKWRASVTKRFDVFCFNTSGAASPPSTSLSPAIIHLVPSTQSARPTSHSRSSLLSLSSFSDNPEEVEVELPQSMSSAKSSIGALLITSAIVLLLTAMAILMYFRTNNGLKTILPCWDGEQQKEYIETEECAAHTCMKDTNEAQTEGEAKAEPEEDVCKETANDISVNISDETNTDSASEIKP; translated from the exons ATGATGCAGGTTTGGATACTATCACTACTGCTGCCTCTCACACTGTCATTCTCTGGTCTACATGTTGATCCTAGCAAAATTCATG CTTTCCCAGAGAGACACATAGCTGGGGTGTTTCTGGTCAGCTACACAAATGACGCAAACCAGTTTGCCTATGCCTTCAATGCCTCTGAGGCCAGGGAGGTGTGCTGGTCTCTGGGTGTAACCATGGCCTCCAATTCCCAGGTTGAGGAGGCTCAGAGACTGGGCTTGGAAACATGCAG GTTTGGGTGGATTGATGAACATTTTGCAGTGATCCCTCGTATTGAGGCCAGTAAAACCTGTGGTCAAAACCAGACCGGTGTCATCAAATGGAGAGCCTCTGTCACCAAACGTTTTGATGTGTTCTGCTTCAACACTTCAG GAGCGGCCTCacccccctctacctccctctctccagccatCATTCATCTTGTCCCCTCCACACAGTCCGCACGGCCCACCTCTCATTCTCGCTCCTCCCTTCTCTCGCTCAGTAGTTTTTCTGATAACCcagaggaggtagaggtagaaCTACCCCAGTCCATGAGCAGCGCAAAGTCTTCAATTGGAG CATTACTTATCACCTCGGCCATTGTTCTTCTTCTGACTGCAATGGCCATTCTCATGTACTTTAGAAC GAACAATGGCCTCAAGACTATTCTCCCCTGCTGGGATGGGGAGCAGCAGAAAGAGTACATTGAGACAGAGGAGTGTGCAGCACACACCTGTATGAAGGACACAAATGAAGCCCAGACTGAGGGAGAAGCTAAGGCTGAGCCTGAGGAGGATGTGTGCAAAGAGACAGCCAATGACATCAGTGTGAACATCAGTGATGAGACCAACACTGATTCAGCATCAGAGATAAAACCTTGA